A single region of the Nocardioides sp. W7 genome encodes:
- a CDS encoding ATP-dependent Clp protease ATP-binding subunit, which yields MFERFTDRARRVVVLAQEEARMLSHNYIGTEHILLGLIHEGEGVAAKALESLDISLEAVRAQVEEIIGQGQQAPSGHIPFTPRAKKVLELSLREALQLGHSYIGTEHILLGLIREGEGVAAQVLQKLGADLNRVRQQVIQLLSGFQGKESSQSAAAATGTGGDAPSSSLVLDQFGRNLTQDAREGKLDPVIGREQEIERVMQILSRRTKNNPVLIGEPGVGKTTIVEGLAQDIVKGNVPETLKDKQIYTLDLGALVAGSRYRGDFEERLKKVLKEIRTRGDIVLFIDEIHTLVGAGAAEGAIDAASILKPMLARGELQTIGATTLDEYRKYLEKDAALERRFQPIQVAEPSIAHTIEMLKGLRDRYEAHHRVTITDEALVSAATLADRYISDRFLPDKAIDLIDEAGSRLRIRRMTAPADLREFDDKIGDVRQRKEAAIDGQDFEAAARLRDEEKQLILKKSEREKQWRAGDMDEVAEVDEELIAEVLAVATGIPIVKLSEEESTRLLKMEDELHKRVIGQDEAVRALSRAIRRTRAGLKDPKRPGGSFIFAGPSGVGKTWLSKTLAEFLFGDEDSLIQLDMSEFGEKHTISRLFGSPPGYVGYEEGGQLTEKVRRKPFSVVLFDEVEKAHPDIFNSLLQILEEGRLTDSQGRVVDFKNTVIIMTTNLGTRDINKSVNLGFQQSGDAAGSYERMKAKVADELKQHFRPEFLNRVDEIVVFPPLSREQIVQMVDNMVASVELRMRDRDMSLELTQAAKDLLAERGFDPVLGARPLRRTIQREIEDALAEKMLFGDVGPGMIVLVDVEGEGPTATFTFDGQKVGELPDLPPFETAEIGAPELEGPDDAESGSDVPKSGGSE from the coding sequence ATGTTCGAGCGGTTCACAGACCGAGCCCGACGAGTTGTCGTGCTGGCCCAGGAAGAGGCCCGCATGCTCTCCCACAACTACATCGGCACCGAGCACATCCTGCTCGGCCTCATCCACGAGGGCGAGGGCGTCGCCGCGAAGGCGCTCGAGAGCCTCGACATCTCGCTGGAGGCCGTGCGCGCCCAGGTCGAGGAGATCATCGGCCAGGGCCAGCAGGCCCCGAGCGGTCACATCCCCTTCACGCCGCGCGCCAAGAAGGTGCTCGAGCTGTCCCTGCGCGAGGCGCTGCAGCTCGGCCACTCCTACATCGGCACCGAGCACATCCTGCTCGGTCTGATCCGCGAGGGGGAGGGCGTCGCCGCCCAAGTGCTGCAGAAGCTCGGCGCCGACCTCAACCGGGTCCGCCAGCAGGTCATCCAGCTGCTCTCCGGCTTCCAGGGCAAGGAGTCCTCGCAGTCGGCCGCGGCCGCCACCGGCACCGGCGGCGACGCGCCGTCGTCCTCGCTGGTGCTTGACCAGTTCGGCCGCAACCTCACCCAGGACGCCCGCGAGGGCAAGCTCGACCCGGTGATCGGCCGCGAGCAGGAGATCGAGCGGGTCATGCAGATCCTCTCGCGCCGCACGAAGAACAACCCGGTCCTGATCGGCGAGCCCGGCGTCGGCAAGACGACGATCGTCGAGGGGCTGGCCCAGGACATCGTCAAGGGCAACGTGCCCGAGACGCTGAAGGACAAGCAGATCTACACCCTCGACCTGGGTGCCCTGGTGGCCGGCTCGCGCTACCGCGGTGACTTCGAGGAGCGGCTGAAGAAGGTCCTCAAGGAGATCCGCACCCGCGGCGACATCGTGCTGTTCATCGACGAGATCCACACCCTCGTCGGCGCCGGCGCGGCCGAGGGCGCGATCGACGCGGCCAGCATCCTCAAGCCGATGCTGGCCCGCGGCGAGCTGCAGACCATCGGTGCGACCACCCTCGACGAGTACCGCAAGTACCTCGAGAAGGACGCCGCCCTGGAGCGCCGCTTCCAGCCGATCCAGGTCGCCGAGCCGTCGATCGCGCACACGATCGAGATGCTCAAGGGGCTGCGCGACCGCTACGAGGCGCACCACCGGGTCACCATCACCGACGAGGCGCTGGTCTCGGCCGCGACGCTGGCCGACCGCTACATCTCCGACCGGTTCCTCCCCGACAAGGCCATCGACCTGATCGACGAGGCCGGCTCGCGGCTGCGGATCCGCCGGATGACGGCGCCCGCCGACCTGCGCGAGTTCGACGACAAGATCGGCGACGTCCGCCAGCGCAAGGAGGCGGCGATCGACGGGCAGGACTTCGAGGCCGCGGCCCGCCTGCGCGACGAGGAGAAGCAGCTGATCCTGAAGAAGTCCGAGCGCGAGAAGCAGTGGCGGGCGGGCGACATGGACGAGGTCGCCGAGGTCGACGAGGAGCTGATCGCCGAGGTGCTCGCGGTCGCGACCGGCATCCCGATCGTGAAGCTCTCCGAGGAGGAGTCGACCCGGCTGCTCAAGATGGAGGACGAGCTGCACAAGCGCGTCATCGGGCAGGACGAGGCCGTTCGGGCGCTCAGCCGCGCGATCCGTCGTACCCGTGCCGGCCTGAAGGACCCCAAGCGTCCCGGTGGCTCGTTCATCTTCGCCGGCCCGTCCGGCGTCGGTAAGACCTGGCTGTCCAAGACGCTGGCGGAGTTCCTGTTCGGCGACGAGGACTCGCTGATCCAGCTCGACATGAGCGAGTTCGGTGAGAAGCACACGATCTCGCGGCTGTTCGGCTCGCCTCCCGGCTACGTCGGCTACGAAGAGGGCGGCCAGCTCACCGAGAAGGTGCGCCGCAAGCCGTTCTCCGTGGTGCTCTTCGACGAGGTCGAGAAGGCCCACCCGGACATCTTCAACAGCCTGCTGCAGATCCTCGAGGAAGGTCGCCTGACCGACTCGCAGGGTCGGGTCGTGGACTTCAAGAACACCGTCATCATCATGACGACCAACCTCGGCACCCGCGACATCAACAAGTCGGTCAACCTGGGCTTCCAGCAGTCCGGCGACGCCGCGGGCTCCTACGAGAGGATGAAGGCCAAGGTCGCCGACGAGCTCAAGCAGCACTTCCGCCCGGAGTTCCTCAACCGGGTCGACGAGATCGTCGTGTTCCCGCCGCTCTCGCGCGAGCAGATCGTGCAGATGGTGGACAACATGGTCGCGTCGGTGGAGCTGCGCATGCGCGACCGCGACATGAGCCTCGAGCTCACCCAGGCGGCCAAGGACCTGCTCGCCGAGCGCGGGTTCGACCCGGTCCTCGGTGCCCGGCCGCTGCGGCGCACGATCCAGCGCGAGATCGAGGATGCTCTCGCCGAGAAGATGCTCTTCGGTGACGTCGGCCCCGGCATGATCGTGCTGGTCGACGTCGAGGGCGAGGGTCCGACCGCGACGTTCACCTTCGACGGCCAGAAGGTCGGCGAGCTGCCCGACCTGCCGCCGTTCGAGACCGCCGAGATCGGCGCCCCCGAGCTGGAGGGTCCCGACGACGCCGAAAGCGGCTCGGACGTCCCGAAGTCCGGCGGCTCCGAGTAG
- a CDS encoding A/G-specific adenine glycosylase — MSDLHDPLLRWYDAHARELPWRGPQASPWSVMVSEFMLQQTPVSRVLPVHESWLERWPSPADLAVESSGEAVRAWGRLGYPRRALRLHAAAAMIVAEHGGEVPSSYDDLLALPGVGDYTAAAIATFGFGRRHVVLDTNVRRVLARMVQGAELPAPAVTRAEREVAAELLPLDEPTAATWSIALMELGALVCTAARPRCAACPVAGRCTWRTSGYPAYDGPPRKAQSWAGTDRQCRGRLLAVLRDDDGPVHRSRLDAVWSEETQRVRCLAGLVDDGLVVAAGPDTYALP; from the coding sequence ACGCCCATGCGCGCGAGCTCCCGTGGCGTGGTCCACAGGCGTCCCCCTGGTCGGTGATGGTCTCGGAGTTCATGCTCCAGCAGACACCGGTCAGCCGGGTGCTGCCCGTCCACGAGAGCTGGCTCGAGCGCTGGCCGTCGCCCGCGGACCTGGCCGTCGAGTCCAGCGGGGAGGCGGTCCGGGCCTGGGGGCGACTCGGCTACCCGCGCCGGGCGCTGCGGCTGCACGCGGCGGCGGCGATGATCGTCGCCGAGCACGGAGGCGAGGTGCCGTCGTCGTACGACGACCTCCTGGCCCTGCCCGGCGTCGGCGACTACACCGCCGCCGCGATCGCCACCTTCGGCTTCGGGCGGCGACACGTCGTCCTCGACACCAACGTCCGCCGGGTCCTCGCCCGAATGGTGCAGGGCGCCGAGCTCCCGGCGCCGGCCGTCACCAGGGCCGAGCGGGAGGTCGCGGCCGAGCTGCTGCCGCTCGACGAGCCGACCGCGGCGACCTGGTCCATCGCGCTGATGGAGCTCGGGGCGCTGGTCTGCACGGCCGCGAGGCCGCGGTGCGCGGCCTGCCCGGTGGCCGGGCGGTGCACGTGGCGCACCAGCGGCTACCCGGCGTACGACGGGCCGCCGCGGAAGGCGCAGTCCTGGGCCGGGACCGACCGGCAGTGCCGGGGGCGGCTGTTGGCGGTGCTGCGCGACGACGACGGACCCGTGCACCGCAGCCGACTCGACGCCGTCTGGAGCGAGGAGACCCAGCGGGTTCGCTGCCTGGCCGGCCTGGTCGACGACGGTCTCGTGGTCGCGGCCGGACCCGACACCTACGCCCTCCCCTGA